The Phalacrocorax aristotelis unplaced genomic scaffold, bGulAri2.1 scaffold_322, whole genome shotgun sequence genome includes the window CTTTTATAACCCCTCCCGAAATTTCCAGCCTGCGGAGGCGGGGGGGCTGCCGGTGGTGCAATCAGCCCCGCGGTTCCGCTTTCCCTCCCGTCTCACCAGGGCCTTTCCCCGGGGGGTCCCCGGTCACCTGCTCGCCCATGggaccccccccaaccccggcCAAGCCCCGGGCAGCggctgggaggaaggaaggaaggaaggaggttGGCGGTGGTGTTGCCACACGGCTGGCAGGGTGTGAAGGGTTGGCTCCGCCCGCCGGAGGGCTCGGCAGGGCCGGGGGGGTGGCAACCGGGGCCGATCGCCCGGGGAAGACACACTGGGACACAGCGGGGTGGTCACGGGGCCCCCCTCGGAGCTGGCGTCGCCGGGACTCGAACCGTGAATCTCAGAGTTGGGGGGGCGGTTCCCTCCCTGCTGCGCCACCGGGCGGGGAGGGCTGCGCATGCGCGTGAGACAGAGGGCAGAGCGCATGCGCAGTGAGAGGCGCCCCCCGCCGTGAACCCAGCGGGCACCCGTAGCTGTATCGTGGGGACCAGTGAGTGGCCGGCGGCGGACAGCGCATGCGTGGTGTGATCGGGCGGCGGACAGCGCATGCGCAGTGTGGGGTGAGGCGGGCAGCGGCGCATGCGCAGTGTGCGCGGGGCAGGAGGCTGCGCATGCGCGTTGCCGCCCCCgcgggcgggccggggggaCGTGGGCCatggcgggcggcggggcgctgcGGGCGGCCGTTGCCGCCCTGGTGTTGGCGGCCTGGGGCGCCACGGCCTCTACTTCCACATCGGCGAGACCGAGAAGCGCTGCTTCATCGAGGAAATCCCGGACGAGACCATGGTTATCGGTACGGGGCGCCggaggggcgggaggggggaagcaccgggccggggggcggcgggagggccgggccgggcctggcCGGGGCTGCTGGACCTGCCGCCCTCCCAGGGAACTACCGGACGCAGCTGTGGGACAAACAGTCGGAGTCATTCCTGCCCGCCACCCCTGGGCTGGGCATGCACGTGGAGGTGAAGGGACCCCGACGGCAAGGTGAGCAccccggggggctcggggcACCCACCGGCACAGGGGATGGGGTCCTGGACAGTCTCGGGGCACCCATTGGTACGGGGAAGGGTCCCAGGGAGCTTGGGGCACCCTCCAATACAGGGGATGGGGTCCTGGGCAGGCTTGGGGAACCCGTTGGTACAGGGAAGAAGCCCTGGGGGTCTTGGGGCACCCCACCGGCCCGGGGGCTCTTGGGGTGCTCCCCAGCTAGGGCAGGGGACCCCAGAGTGCATGGGGTACCCACTATGCGGGGCATGGGGTCCCTGGGGCACATGGGGTGCCCCCCAGCAAGGAGTCCCTTGGGGTGCAGGGAGCACCCACCACCTGGGGTGCTGGGTCCTTGGGGTGCGCAGAGTATCCCCCAGCAAGGGTCGGGGGTCGCTGGGGTGCGCAGGGAGTCTTGGCAGGGCGGGGGGGTCCATGGGACGTACGGGGGCCACCCCGgtgcacccccaccccaccacgGGCAGGCGCTGGGTGACagcggccgtgttgtggcgcaggTGGTGCTGTCGCGGCAGTACGGCTCCGAGGGGCGCTTCACCTTCACCTCCCCACACGCCGGGCGAGCACCAGATCTGCCTCCACTCCAACTCCACCCGCATGGCGCTCTTTGCGGGCGGCAAACTGGTAATTTCCCGCTACCCGGGGACCCCCCAAACCCTGGCGAGGGGGTGTCAGTGGGGGGCCCACCGACATGTACCCCCTCTCCCTTTTTGCCCTGCAGAGGGTGCACCTGGACATCCAGGTGGTGAACACCCAACAACTACCCCGAAATCGCCGCTAAGGACAAGCTGACGGAGCTCCAGCTCCGCGCCCGGCAGCTCCTCGACCAGGTCGAGCAGATCCAGAAGGAGCAAAACTACCAGCGGGTGAGGAAGGGGCTCCTGGGGGGTGACCCTCCCCCCCCATTTCCCCACCCACCATGACCCCCTTCACCCCTTTATTTTATCTCTCTTCACCTGATAGTACCGGGAGGAGCGTTTTCGCATGACGAGTGAGAGCACCAACCAGCGGGTGCTGTGGTGGTCCATCGCCCAAACCatcatcctcatcctcaccGGCATCTGGCAGATGAGGCACCTTAAGAGCTTCTTCGAGGCCAAGAAGCTGGTGtagccccccacacccccctgGGAGCCCCTGCTGCCTGCCGGGGTGGGGTGGACCCCTGCCTGTCGtgagggagggcgggggccaGCCCCAAGGTGGTGTGTTTGGGGGAAAataaagtggggttttttgggtccGATGGGGGCTCGCTTATTTTGGGTGCTTTTTTAGGGTGCTGCGACGCCGCacaggggtgggcagggggctcAGCTGTCCGGCTGCCTGTCCCGCGCTGTGTCTACTCCTCCCCAAAGATTTGGCGGGGTCGGGAAGcgtttccccccaaaaaaccgGATAGCGGGCGTGCTGCGCAGTCCTccgccgccagggggcgccgcGGCAGCCCCTACACTCCGCTCTCCTTGCGGCCGCTCTGGGCGGGCGGTGGAAGTGTCTGTGGGCGGGGAGGAGCGCGCAGGCgcaagagaggaagggaggggtaCACAACATGGCGGCGGCGATGGAGGCGCCGGGCTTTGAGCACATGGGGCTGGACGGGAGGCTGCTGCGGGTGCGGcgggggtctggggggggggggcaccgtGGGCTGCGGGCGCTGGGGGTGGGCTATGGCCCGGGGGCGGGTCTGGAGGGGCCTGGGCGCCGTGGTTCCCCGGCGGGGCGGACGGCTTGCGGGGGCTGGGGCTCCGGTGTCCCTCGCGGAGGGGACTGGGGTCCTTTTGGGGGTGGAGGTCGGGAGGGGATCGGGACACTGGGGTCCCTCGGTGGGGAGGGGGCGTCCCTGGGGGGAGATAGAGGGGTCCCctttggggttggggggggggggcgtgagGGGCCAGGACTTACGGGTCCCTGGCGGGGGGACGGGACGCCGGGGTctctttgggggtgggggatcGGGACACCGAGGTCCATTGGTGAGGAGGGGGCGGCCCTGAGGGACTGAGGTCCCTCGGGGTAGGGGTGCTTCGCAGGCCTGGGTCCCCTGCCCTGTGACAGAgtggggggcgctggggggtcCAGCCGGCTGGGACCCCCGAGGTGACGGCTCCCCGCAGGcggtggcagagctgggctgggccgCCCCCACCGCCATCCAGGCCGACGCCATTCCCCTGGCGTTGGAGGGCCGCGATCTTCTCGCCCGGGCCAGGACCGGCTCCGGGAAGACGGGGGCATATGggctgcccctgctccagcacctcttGCGCGTCAAGGAGGTGAGCGGGCGGCggggtgggtgctgtggggtgcctGGGCTCTGGGGTGTgtggggcgtggggtgggggcacCGCGGGGTATCCGGGGACGGTCGCGTGCTGTGGGATGTGCAGGCAGGGGTGGGTGCCGTGGGGCACACGGCCCCCGTGGGGGCTCTGTCGGGTGCCGGCGCGGCTCCCCCGTGTCCCGGCAGTGACGGCGCGGGCGGGCGCAGGCACCCTCGGCGGTGGCGCAGGCGGTGCGGGCGCTGGTGCTGGTGCCCTCcaaggagctggggcagcaggtGGTGCGCAGCCTGCGGCAGCTGGCAGCTTTCTGCGCCCGCGACGTGCGGGTGGCCGATCTCTGCGCCCAGAGTGACCTCGCCGCCCAACGGTAAGCTCGCCGGCCCCCTTCCTCCCCGCCCCGGAGGCCTGGGTCCCCCTGCGGCAGGTGGGGGCGGGCGGCAGAGGTGGGTGACACGGTGTGTCGGCAGGCCGGTGCTGATGGAGAAGCCGGACGTGGTGGTGGGCACGCCGGGCCGGGTGCTGGCGCATCTCGGCGCCCGCAGCCTGAGCCTGCGGCACTCGCTGGAGCTGCTCGTGCTGGATGAGGCCGACCTGCTGCTCTCCTTCGGCTTCGGCGAGGACATCAAGTCCCTGCTGTGGTGAGGGATgccccgggggggcggggatGGGGACTTGGGGggcactgctggggctggagagcGTGGGAGGCACGGTGCAGGGTTTGGGGGGACACTGAGAGGTTGGGGGCACTGCCTGGGGTTTGGGGggcactgctggggctggaggatgtggggggcacagctgggggtGGCAGTGCTGTGAGGGATTGGGGGGCTTTTCTGGGGCTGGAGGGCGTGGGAGGCACAGTGCAGGGTTTGGGGGGACACTGAGAGGTTGGGGGGCACTGCCTGGGATTTGGGGggcactgctggggctggaggatgtgggggacacagccaggggTTTGGGGCACCACCTGGTGTTTGGGGGGGTTACAGTTGGAGCAGGATGACATGGCGGGGGCACTTGCAGAGCCGGGGGACACAGTGGGGCTCAAGAGGGGGGGACCTGGGCATTGCCAGGTCTGGTGCTGAGGGCTTGGGGGGGCCCTGACACCCCCAGCcgttggggagggggggctggCACTGAaccccccccgtgcccccccccagccacctccCCAAGATCTACCAGGCGATGCTCATGTCGGCCACCTTCAGCCCCGACGTGGAGGCCCTCAAGGAGCTGGTGCTGCACAACCCGGTGAGCTTCGGGGGGGCCTGGCGAGAGCTTTGGGGGTGCTAGAGCAGAGGTGGGGGCGGGACGCTGGGACGTGGGAACGTGGCACCCCCAGGCGCAGGTCTGGGGGGGACAGCGCGGAGGGGCCAAaccccccctcccagccccatgtGCCCCACCCCAACCCTGCCGCGATGGGCGCAGGTGACGGTGCGCCCGCCGGAGCCCCAGCTCCccggcagctcccagctgcGGCAGTTCGTGGTGCGCTGCGACACCGAGGAGGACAAGTTCCTGCTGCTCTACGCGCTGCTGAAGCTGAGCctgctgcggggccgggccctgctCTTCGTGGGCACCCTCGCCCGCTGCTACCGCCTCAAGCTCTTCCTCGAGCAGTTCGGCATTCCCGCCTGCGCCCTCAACTCCGAGCTGCCCGCCCGCTCCCGGTAACCCCTGAGGGGACGGTGGGGCGCCTGGCTGGGTTGGGGTACCCCTGGGGTGGTGTAGAGGAGGGCGAAGGGGAAAAATGAGGTGCCTGTGGGTGTCCACGAAGCGTCTGGCGGGGACAGGGTGCCCCAGGGAATGAGGTGGCTGCTGGGGGCTTGGAGAAGGAGGTGAGGGTCGGGGGAAAATGGGGCGCTCCTTGGGGGTAAGGGGTGCCTGAGGGTGTCCCGGGTGAGCTAAGAGGTGACCTGGGAAACAGGGTGCCCTTGGGCTGCTGGGGAAAATGCCCATGGGGGGGCCCCCAAGTGGGGCCTCCGTGGGGGTGAGGACACCCTGGGGCGTCCTAGAAGGGTGCAGGGGGCCTGCGGAGGAAGGGCGGGGGTACCTGTGTGTTTGGGGGAACTctgccccccccacccaaaGAGGGGTGCCCATGGCAGGGACGCTGATGGGCACCCACcttgtccccaggtgccacgtcATCACCCAGTTCAACCGGGGCATCTACGACTACATCGTGGCCACCGATGAGGAGGCGCCGGCCGTGCCCACGGAGCAGACCCCGCGCAAGAAACACAAGGGGGCTGCCCAGAGGTGGGTCCCGGGGCTGCTGTTGAGGTGCCGTGGGTGCCACCGAGGTCCACGGGGTGCTGCTGAAGTCCCATGGGTGCCACCAAGGCCCCGGGGCTGCCACCACCGTGTCACCAGGGCAatgtcctgctgcagctggggagggctcAGGCCAGGGAAGCTCACCCAGAGCCATGGGAGGGCTTGTCCCCTGgcgtgtccctgtccccagccaggGTCCCGTGCCCAGGGGACCCTTCTTTGGGGGGTCTCCTTGCCCCATCCCTGTGGTTCTGGGGTCATCGTGCCCAGGGTGTCCCGTGCCCCTGTGGGTGTCGGTGCTCAGCACGTCCCTGCACCCAGAGCATCCTCGTAGCTGTGGGGTCCCTTTTGCCAGTGTCCCCGTGCCCACATGAGTGTCTGTGTCCCGGATGTCCCCGTGCCTGGGGTGTCACCGTGTCcttgggggtccctgagccacCCCAACGTCTCGtttgcccccctccccagcaagGGCAAGGACCCGGAGTACAGCGTCGCACGGGGCATCGACTTCCAAAACGTCGCCGCCGTCATCAACTTCGACGTGCCACCAACGGTCGAGTCCTACATCCACCGCGTGGGCAGGTACGTGGGGAcgcggggggacacgggggtgcCACGGCGGCCCCCAGGGGCGGGCGCCCCACCGCCGCGTCCCCTCTGTGCCCGCAGGACGGCCCGCGCCGACAACCCCGGCACGGCGCTCACCTTCGCGCTGCCCGAGGAGCACGACGGCCTGGCCCGGATCGAGGACGCGCTCGCCGGAGGTTGGGGGGACCCCGCATcacttttggggggggggcgggatgGGGGCGCTAAGGGATGGGTGGgtgtggggaggtgggagcGAGCGCGGGGGTGACCCCACGTGTCCCCGTGTGTCCCCAGAGAACGGCGAGTCGATGCTGCAGCCCTACAAGTTCTCCATGGAGGAGATCGAGGCGCTGCGCTACCGCTGCCGGGTAGGGGGGCAGCAGGCGGCGCCGGGGGGTGCCGGCGGCACCAGCTGGGGGGGCGCTGCCGGGCTCTGACACCCCGTACGTGTGTCCTCCCCGCCCAGGACGCCATGCGCTCCGTCACCAAGCAGGCGGTGAAGGAGGCCCGGCTGCGGGAGATCAAGGACGAGCTGCTCAACTCAGAGAAACTCAAGGTAACCCTCCCCCGCGCCCGGCGGGCTCAGGGCTGCCCGAGGGGCGGAGGGTGGCGTTTTGGGGGTCCACTGGCAGCGCGGGGCGGGTACCAGGCACCGCCAGCCCCCCAATTCTTTCCACCCAGGTGTATTTTGAGGATAACCCCCGCGACCTGCACGTCCTGCGCCACGACAAGCCCCTGCACCCCGCCATCGTCAAGCCTCACCTCCGCAACGTGCCCGAGTACCTGGGTAcgcccccgcgcccgcccgccggccGGTTTCGGGGTGGgaagggggtgctggggggtggcgGCGACGTCAAGGCAAAATAGTGCCTGGGGGGGAAACGGAGACGCCCCTGGGCCCGCCGGCACCCTCTTAGGCGCTGCTCTCCGCCGCAGTGCCCCCCACCCTCCGCAGCATCGCCAGACCCAACCTCAAGAAGCGCAAGTGGCTGCGGCTGCCCCGCGCCGGCACCAACCGTCGGGGCGGCTCGGTGAGTGCGGGGCGGGCACGGAGGGACGCCCCTGCTGCCGCCCGCTCGCGGCCGAGGGGATCCCACCCTGCTTTTTTCGTTTCTCACACTCTTTCTCCAGTCCCGCGGCACCGGCAACCCGCTGCAGAGCTTCAAGTACGCCCGTCGCTGCGCCAAgcgcccggccgcgccgccctCCTGATGACCCCCCGCCGGCACCCCACGGACTGCGCCagccccgggggtggggggcaccgcagccacctccagccccccccCGTCCCAGGGGTGGGCGCTCTCCGTGCCGTACCCCCACGGGGCGGCTCTGCCCAATAAAGGTGCCGATGAACACTGTGCCCCGCGTCGCACCGTCACCTTTGCCGGGCGCTCCTTGCCGGGCCGCTCGCGGTGCCCCCGCCGCCTACGTGACCGGGGAGGGTTGGTGACGCAGAGGCGGGAAGCGGCGTCTCCCGCTGAGGCCGGGCAAAGGTGCCAGGGCGTTATCGCTCCCCCTTTATCGATGCCAAGGCCGTACAGGGGCCATAAACCGGGGCGAGGGCGCAGCGGAGGGGTGGCATTGCCAGCTTTGGGGGCTCGGATCCCCTCCGGTGCCTCGTCAGCCCCCGCGCCAACACCGCCGTGAGCCCGGTAGCCTGGCGCGGCTTGCCCCGGGGCTGGCACCGCGCCTCGGGTGCCTGCCAGGGtttgcccagccctgccccacggcATGCGAGGCAGGCGTTACCGCTCGGGGTGCCCATAATCGCCCGCCGAGGCATCTTATCGGGGTTACGGCGTCTTATCGGGGGCGGGGGGCCACGGCTCGTCCAAGGCTGCCCACTGGCCCTGAACTCTTGTTGGCACCAGGGCAGAGGGCTCTGGCGCTTCTGGAACGGCAGCGGTTTCACGCCCACGCGGCGTGGGGACGCAgctgctttccctttcccctgcccCTCGCTCCCGGTGGCCCGGCACGTGCTGCCAGCACCGTCACGGCACCCACGTCCCCGGTGCCAGGCTGGCAAGGATGGAGTTCCCCGTGGTTGGCGCGGCCTCGACGTTTCGTTTTCCACCGGCGGCGAGCCCTGGGTGGGCACGGCTCTGAAACTCCCCCTTTTTCACCTCAAAACCAAGGCTCCCGGGGGAAGCGGGACGCCCCATCGTGGGTGGGGGGGCCACCCAGGCATCTCCCCGGCGGGGATGCGTCGGCTGCCTGCGGCTATCGATCGGGGTTAATGATCACAAGGGCTTTACAGCTCCGGCGAGGGCTGATTGGCTTCGGTGCCGTCAGGCCAGAAGACCTCACCGGCGGCAGGCAAACCCGCCCAGGGGCCGCGGGGTCTTATAGGAGCCGGGCGAAGGCGGCGGCTCCCTCGCGCCCAGGATGCCGGGGTCCGTCGTGCTGGCCGGCGCGGTGCTGGGCGCCCTCCTGGCGCTGGTAGGTGCCGCGGGGTTGAGCCAGAGGGGTGCCGGGGGCTGGGAGGCGGCGATCGCCGGTGGCAAAGGCATAGCGGCGCCCGTGGGATGAGCcccggaggggctgggggtggcagaGCCGCGGCGGGGGACGCTGGCACGGTGCCCTTTGGAGGGGCCGGGCGTCGTGCCCGCCGATCCCTCCCCAACCCCAAAACTGCCGCAGGCCGCGCCGACGCTGACCCCCATCCACCGCGCCGGTTACTGCGCCTTCTACGGCGAATGCGGTCGCAACCCGGAGGTGAACGTCTCGCTGGTGCCCTCCAAAGTGCCGTGCCTCTCCAACACGCCGGCGCGGGCGGCCACGGGCGTGTTGCTGAAGCTGCTCCGCACCGTCTGCCCCGAGCTGGTGCGGGAGGACGGGGCGACGCGGGTTTGTTGCTCCTTGGCGCAACTGAACGCCCTCCGGCTCAGCGTGGCCCTCTCCGGCACCGTCCTCTCCCGCTGCCCGGCCTGCGCCAGGAACTTCGCCAACCTTTACTGCAACAACATCTGCAGCCCCGACCAGAGCCTCTTCGCCAACGTCACCCGCGTCGTCAACCGCACCACGGTGCAGGGGAAGCCCCAGCTCGCCGTCGTGGAGTACCAATGTTTTTACCGGCAGGATTTTGCCGACGCCTCTTTCAACTCCTGCCGGGGCGTCCGGTTACCGGCTACCGGCGGTTACGCCATCGATACCATGTGCGGGCGTTACGGCGCCCGGCTCTGCACCACCCAGCGCTGGTTGGATTTCCAAGGGGATAAAAACAACGGCTTGGCGCCGCTGCAGATCGACTTCCAGCTGGTGCCCAACCGCACGGAGACCGGCGACGCCATCGTGCCGCTGGACGGGCGCGCCTGGCGCTGCGACCAGGCCCTCAGTGCCCAGGAGCAGTCGTGCTCTTGCCAGGACTGCGCCGAATCCTGCCCGCCAGTGATcgccccccccggcccgccgccccccttCCGCATCGGCGACGCCGATGGCGCCTTGGTCCTCTGCGGGCTGCTTTTCGCCCTCCTCGCCCTCATCTTCATCGTCGCGTTGCTGTGCCGCCGCAGGCGGTCCAAGAAGGCCGCCACGCCGCAGCCGGCACCGCCGCGTGCCACCAGCTGCTCGGCGCGCCTGGGCGACGCCAGCCACCGCGTCCTGGCGAGGGCTTTCCGCCGGTGGGGCACGCTGGTGGCCGGGCACCCCGTGGTGGTgctggtggcggcggcggcgctggccGGCGGTTTGTCCGCTGGTTTGGTGACCCTACGTCTCACCACGGACCCGGTGGAGCTGTGGTCGGCGCCGGGCAGCCGCGCCCGGCAAGAAAAAGCCTTCTACGACCAACACTTCGGTCCTTTCCTCCGCACCAACCAGGTGATCGTGACGGCGCCGGGCCGGCCCGGCTCTAGCTACGACTCGGTGGTGTTGGGTGCCAAGAACTTCAGCGGGGTGCTGTCAGAGGAGGTGCTGCGGgcgctgctggagctgcaggagcgACTGGCGGCCACCACGGCGTGGGCACCGGTGGCGGGCAGGGAGGTGACGCTGAGCGATGTCTGCTACGCCCCCCTCAACCCCGTGGAGCCCGGCCTGGGAGATTGCTGCGTCAACAGCGTCACCCAGTACTTCCAGAACAACGGCACCCGCCTGGCCATGACGGCCACCCAGAGCGACGGCAAGAAGACGGGCACCGCCGACTGGCGCGACCATCTCATCTACTGCGTCAAGTGGGTGCCGCTCCCCGGGGACGGGCGTGGGGTGCTGGACTGTGGGTCAGGGTGACGCCCACAGGGTGACGGGCACGGCACGCTGCCTGGGGGTGCCCTCTGTGGGGCCACCGCAGGGTCGGGCCGGGTGCCGGGGTGGGCGCAGCCCCTTCTTACCCGGCGCCGTGTCCCCACCAGCTCCCCGCTCTCCTTCAAGGACATCACGGCGCTGGAGCTGAGCTGCATGGCCGAGTACGGCGGCCCCGTCTTCCCCTACATCGCCTTCGGTGGCTACCCTGGTAAGCGCCGGGACGGGCGCGGGGGGTGTCGCGGGGGGTGTCGCGGGGGGTGTCACCCGCTGTCCCCACAGGCTCCGAGTACACCGAGGCGGAGGCGTTGATCGTCACCTACTCCCTCAACAACTTCCCCCCCGACGACCCCCGCCGCGAGTGGGTGCTGAGCTGGGAGCGCCGCTTCCTCGACGTGGTGGGCGACTTCCAGCGCACCCACGGCCCCAACCTCTCCGTCGCCTTCATGGCCGAGGTGAAGCAGCCgccgccgggggcggggggagcacCCTAGGGTGCCCGGCACCCCCTCACCCGGCTCCTTTCCGGCAGCGCTCGCTGGAGGATGAGATCAACCGCACCACGGGGGAGGACATCCCTGTCTTTGCCATCAGCTACCTCGTGGTGTTCGCCTACATCGCCCTGGCGCTGGGCGAGTACACGGCCTGGCGCCGCGTCCTGGTACCCGCAGGGGGGTCGGGGTGATGCCAGCACCCCGGGGTGCCCTGCCGGGCgctgagcccccccccccccccccccccccccgccccatcgCAGGTGGAGTTGAAGGTGACGTTGGCGCTGGGCGGCATCGCCGTGGTGCTGGGCGCCGTCTTCGCCTCCATGGGGTTCCTGGCGCTGCTGGGGTTGCCTTCGTCCCTCATCATCCTTGAGGTCGTGCCCTTCCTCGTCCTCGCCGTGGGTGCAGACAACATCTTCATCTTCGTGCAGGAGTACCAGGTCGGTGGGCGCGGGGAGGCACCCGGGGGGTCCCCGTGGGGCAGGTGGGTGCCGGGACACGGGAGTCCTCATGGGGTGGGTGGGCACCCTCGGGTGGGGGCACCCGTGGGCGCGGGGGTCCCCCTGGGGCACAGAGGCCGCCGCTGCGCATGTGGCAGCAGCACCCCTGGgctccctggggtggggggggtcccGTGGCGGGCAGCCCCCTCACCGTCCCGGCCAGCAGCAGTCGCAGCGGGAGCCGGGCGAGACGCGGGAGCAGCACATCGGGCGGGTGCTGGCGCAGGTGGCACCCAGCATGCTGCTCTGCAGCGTCTCCGAGGTCATCTGCTTCCTCCTGGGTGAGCTGGGCACGGGGACGGGGGGGCAGGGGCCGTGGGGACACCGTGCCGGGCAGGGGGGCATGGGGACgtgggagggggcaggggggcaggggcCATGGGGACgtgggagggggcaggggggcaggggcCATGGGGACACCGTGCCgggcaggggggcaggggacatgggagggggcaggggggcaggggcCATGGGGACgtgggagggggcaggggggcaggggcCATGGGGACatgggagggggcaggggggcaggggacatgggagggggcaggggggcagggggcacggagggacatggggacatgggggagtTCAGGGAGGACATGGGGACAAAGGAGGTGCAGGTGGGCAGGGGCCATGGGGGCACGGGGAGTAAGGGAGGACGCAGGGAcgggggggacatggggactgGGGGCACAGGGAAGGCACAAGGACATGAGGGACATGAGGGGAATGGGGAGCATGGGGGGCACAGGGGGGCACGGGGCCACGGCGCAGGCCACGGGCGGGGGGCGCCCCGTGGGCGCGGGGGGGTCGGCGCCGGGTGCTGACGGCGGGGGCCCGCAGGCGCCCTCTCCTCCATGCCCGCCGTCCGCACCTTCGCCCTGACGGCCGCCGTGGCCATCGCCTTCGACTTCCTCCTCCAGATGTCGGGGTTCGTTGCCCTGGTGGCCCTCGATGCCCGGCGGCAGGAGGTGGGgggcacggggcgggggggggcacgGGGTGGCCAGGTGGTCCCAGGGTGGGCGTGGGGTGCCGGTGGCTGTGAGGGTGCCATGGGAGGGTGTGGGGTGCCCGTGGGGTGCCCGAGGTCCCTGGGGTGTCCATGGGGTGCCCACGGGCAGGAGGGTGCCCAGGGTGGGTGTGGGGTCCCCGTGGGGTGCCCGAGGTCCCTGGGGTGTCCATGGGGTGCCCACGGGCAGGAGGGAGCCCAGGGTGGGTGTGGGGTGCCCGTGGGGTGCCCGTGGGGTGCCCAAGGTCCCTGGGGTGTCCATGGGGTGCCCACGGGCAGGAGGGTACCCAGGCTGGGTGTGGGGTGCCCGTGGGGTGCCCAAGGTCCCTGGGGTGTCCATGGGGTGCCCATGGCTTTGAGGGTGCCCAGGGTGGGTGTGGGGTGCCCGTGGGGTGCCCGAGGTCCCTGGGGTGTCCATGGGGTGCCCATGGCTTTGAGGGTGCCCAGGGTGGGTGTGGGGTGCCCGTGGGGTGCCCGAGGTCCCTGGGGTGTCCATGGGGTGCCCACGGGCAGGAGGGAGCCCAGGGTGGGTGTGGGGTGCCCGTGGGGTGCCCGAGGTCCCTGGGGTGTCCATGGGGTGCccacaggcaggagggagcccaGGGTGGGTGTGGGGTGCCCGTGGGGTGCCCGAGGTCCCTGGGGTGTCCATGGGGTGCCCAGGGTGGGTGTGGGGTGCccgtggggtgctgtggggtgcccGAGGTCCCTGGGGTGTCCATGGGATGCCCATGGCTTTGAGGGTGCCATGGGAGGGTGTGGGGTGCCCGTGGGGTGCCCGAGGTCCCTGGGGTGTCCAT containing:
- the TMED4 gene encoding LOW QUALITY PROTEIN: transmembrane emp24 domain-containing protein 4 (The sequence of the model RefSeq protein was modified relative to this genomic sequence to represent the inferred CDS: inserted 3 bases in 2 codons; deleted 2 bases in 2 codons); this encodes MAGGGALRAAVAALVLAAWGXHGLYFHIGETEKRCFIEEIPDETMVIGNYRTQLWDKQSESFLPATPGLGMHVEVKDPDGKVVLSRQYGSEGRFTFTSHTPGEHQICLHSNSTRMALFAGGKLRVHLDIQVVNXPNNYPEIAAKDKLTELQLRARQLLDQVEQIQKEQNYQRYREERFRMTSESTNQRVLWWSIAQTIILILTGIWQMRHLKSFFEAKKLV
- the DDX56 gene encoding putative ATP-dependent RNA helicase DDX56 — its product is MAAAMEAPGFEHMGLDGRLLRAVAELGWAAPTAIQADAIPLALEGRDLLARARTGSGKTGAYGLPLLQHLLRVKEAPSAVAQAVRALVLVPSKELGQQVVRSLRQLAAFCARDVRVADLCAQSDLAAQRPVLMEKPDVVVGTPGRVLAHLGARSLSLRHSLELLVLDEADLLLSFGFGEDIKSLLCHLPKIYQAMLMSATFSPDVEALKELVLHNPVTVRPPEPQLPGSSQLRQFVVRCDTEEDKFLLLYALLKLSLLRGRALLFVGTLARCYRLKLFLEQFGIPACALNSELPARSRCHVITQFNRGIYDYIVATDEEAPAVPTEQTPRKKHKGAAQSKGKDPEYSVARGIDFQNVAAVINFDVPPTVESYIHRVGRTARADNPGTALTFALPEEHDGLARIEDALAGENGESMLQPYKFSMEEIEALRYRCRDAMRSVTKQAVKEARLREIKDELLNSEKLKVYFEDNPRDLHVLRHDKPLHPAIVKPHLRNVPEYLVPPTLRSIARPNLKKRKWLRLPRAGTNRRGGSSRGTGNPLQSFKYARRCAKRPAAPPS